A section of the Heliangelus exortis chromosome 27, bHelExo1.hap1, whole genome shotgun sequence genome encodes:
- the NUDT17 gene encoding nucleoside diphosphate-linked moiety X motif 17 isoform X4, protein MSPSPGATLTLLQRPPFCPAKHLEALQVTLPEHLRGHGVVAAVAVLLEATTGHVLLTRRASTLSTFPNVWVPPGGHLEPGEELLDVGLRELKEETGLHLPPGTFSWRTLGLWESVYPPMLSRGPPRRHHVVTYLLLQSSEPHQQLEGRMCPNQQEVSAYTWLDPQLLEAIAATQDGAESITELSGGSSCPTRVPTSTFLSTVPAHGEDVERVSTGTKFALGRWVETRGGPQGHGVGGGEPLSLRRTRPNPEFRGSRSSEPPKKSCLKGLKAPKPPFEGVWNPKNFSESSEPQNLLFKGVQNTKNPFKKSGTQKSFKEGLEPQNHSESSEP, encoded by the exons aTGTCACCTTCCCCCGGTGCCACCCTCACCCTCCTGCAG AGACCTCCCTTCTGCCCCGCCAAGCACCTTGAGGCCCTCCAGGTGACCCTCCCTGAGCACCTGAGGGGACACGGGGTGGTGGCGGCCGTGGCCGTCCTGCTGGAGGCCACCACTGGCCACGTCCTCCTCACCCGCCGGgccagcaccctcagcaccttccccaACGTCTGGGTGCCCCCTG GTGGCCACTTGGAACCGGGTGAAGAG CTGCTGGAcgtggggctgagggagctgaagGAGGAGACGGGGCTGCACCTCCCCCCTGGCACCTTCTCCTGGAGGACCCTTGGTCTCTGGGAG TCCGTTTACCCCCCCATGCTGAGCCGGGGGCCACCGCGCCGTCACCACGTTGTCACCTACCTCCTGCTCCAGTCCTCAGagccccaccagcagctggag ggcaggaTGTGTCCCAACCAGCAGGAGGTGAGTGCCTACACCTGGTTGgacccccagctcctggaagCCATCGCTGCCAcccaggatggagcagagag CATCACGGAGCTGAGTGGTGGCAGCTCCTGTCCCACCCGGGTCCCCACCAGCACCTTCCTGAGCACGGTCCCAGCCCATGGGGAGGACGTGGAACGGGTCAGCACCGGCACCAAATTCGCCCTGGGGCGTTGGGTGGAAACTCGGGggggaccccagggacatggggtgggggggggggaaccccTGAGTTTAAGGAGAACCCGACCCAACCCGGAGTTTCGGGGATCCCGAAGTTCAGAACCCCCTAAAAAATCCTGTCTGAAAGGTCTGAAAGCCCCAAAACCCCCATTCGAAGGAGTCTGGAACCCAAAAAACTTTTCTGAGAGTTCAGAACCCCAAAATCTTCTTTTCAAAGGGGTTCAGAACactaaaaatccttttaaaaaatctggaaCCCAAAAATCTTTCAAAGAGGGTTTGGAACCCCAAAACCATTCTGAGAGTTCAGAACCCTAA
- the NUDT17 gene encoding nucleoside diphosphate-linked moiety X motif 17 isoform X5 yields MSPSPGATLTLLQRPPFCPAKHLEALQVTLPEHLRGHGVVAAVAVLLEATTGHVLLTRRASTLSTFPNVWVPPGGHLEPGEELLDVGLRELKEETGLHLPPGTFSWRTLGLWEGRMCPNQQEVSAYTWLDPQLLEAIAATQDGAERWEKVPSTLPPTVGITELSGGSSCPTRVPTSTFLSTVPAHGEDVERVSTGTKFALGRWVETRGGPQGHGVGGGEPLSLRRTRPNPEFRGSRSSEPPKKSCLKGLKAPKPPFEGVWNPKNFSESSEPQNLLFKRVQNPQTPLLRNLEPKNLLSKGVWNPKTILRVQNPKISFSRGFRTLKPPF; encoded by the exons aTGTCACCTTCCCCCGGTGCCACCCTCACCCTCCTGCAG AGACCTCCCTTCTGCCCCGCCAAGCACCTTGAGGCCCTCCAGGTGACCCTCCCTGAGCACCTGAGGGGACACGGGGTGGTGGCGGCCGTGGCCGTCCTGCTGGAGGCCACCACTGGCCACGTCCTCCTCACCCGCCGGgccagcaccctcagcaccttccccaACGTCTGGGTGCCCCCTG GTGGCCACTTGGAACCGGGTGAAGAG CTGCTGGAcgtggggctgagggagctgaagGAGGAGACGGGGCTGCACCTCCCCCCTGGCACCTTCTCCTGGAGGACCCTTGGTCTCTGGGAG ggcaggaTGTGTCCCAACCAGCAGGAGGTGAGTGCCTACACCTGGTTGgacccccagctcctggaagCCATCGCTGCCAcccaggatggagcagagaggtgggagaaggtccccagcaccctgcccccCACCGTGGG CATCACGGAGCTGAGTGGTGGCAGCTCCTGTCCCACCCGGGTCCCCACCAGCACCTTCCTGAGCACGGTCCCAGCCCATGGGGAGGACGTGGAACGGGTCAGCACCGGCACCAAATTCGCCCTGGGGCGTTGGGTGGAAACTCGGGggggaccccagggacatggggtgggggggggggaaccccTGAGTTTAAGGAGAACCCGACCCAACCCGGAGTTTCGGGGATCCCGAAGTTCAGAACCCCCTAAAAAATCCTGTCTGAAAGGTCTGAAAGCCCCAAAACCCCCATTCGAAGGAGTCTGGAACCCAAAAAACTTTT CTGAGAGTTCAGAACCCCAAAATCTCCTTTTCAAGAGGGTTCAGAACCCTCAAACCCCCCTTTTAAGAAATCTGGAACCCAAAAATCTCCTTTCAAAGGGGGTTTGGAACCCCAAAACCATTCTGAGAGTTCAGAACCCCAAAATCTCCTTTTCAAGAGGGTTCAGAACCCTCAAACCCCCCTTTTAA
- the NUDT17 gene encoding nucleoside diphosphate-linked moiety X motif 17 isoform X6 — MSPSPGATLTLLQRPPFCPAKHLEALQVTLPEHLRGHGVVAAVAVLLEATTGHVLLTRRASTLSTFPNVWVPPGGHLEPGEELLDVGLRELKEETGLHLPPGTFSWRTLGLWEGRMCPNQQEVSAYTWLDPQLLEAIAATQDGAESITELSGGSSCPTRVPTSTFLSTVPAHGEDVERVSTGTKFALGRWVETRGGPQGHGVGGGEPLSLRRTRPNPEFRGSRSSEPPKKSCLKGLKAPKPPFEGVWNPKNFSESSEPQNLLFKRVQNPQTPLLRNLEPKNLLSKGVWNPKTILRVQNPKISFSRGFRTLKPPF, encoded by the exons aTGTCACCTTCCCCCGGTGCCACCCTCACCCTCCTGCAG AGACCTCCCTTCTGCCCCGCCAAGCACCTTGAGGCCCTCCAGGTGACCCTCCCTGAGCACCTGAGGGGACACGGGGTGGTGGCGGCCGTGGCCGTCCTGCTGGAGGCCACCACTGGCCACGTCCTCCTCACCCGCCGGgccagcaccctcagcaccttccccaACGTCTGGGTGCCCCCTG GTGGCCACTTGGAACCGGGTGAAGAG CTGCTGGAcgtggggctgagggagctgaagGAGGAGACGGGGCTGCACCTCCCCCCTGGCACCTTCTCCTGGAGGACCCTTGGTCTCTGGGAG ggcaggaTGTGTCCCAACCAGCAGGAGGTGAGTGCCTACACCTGGTTGgacccccagctcctggaagCCATCGCTGCCAcccaggatggagcagagag CATCACGGAGCTGAGTGGTGGCAGCTCCTGTCCCACCCGGGTCCCCACCAGCACCTTCCTGAGCACGGTCCCAGCCCATGGGGAGGACGTGGAACGGGTCAGCACCGGCACCAAATTCGCCCTGGGGCGTTGGGTGGAAACTCGGGggggaccccagggacatggggtgggggggggggaaccccTGAGTTTAAGGAGAACCCGACCCAACCCGGAGTTTCGGGGATCCCGAAGTTCAGAACCCCCTAAAAAATCCTGTCTGAAAGGTCTGAAAGCCCCAAAACCCCCATTCGAAGGAGTCTGGAACCCAAAAAACTTTT CTGAGAGTTCAGAACCCCAAAATCTCCTTTTCAAGAGGGTTCAGAACCCTCAAACCCCCCTTTTAAGAAATCTGGAACCCAAAAATCTCCTTTCAAAGGGGGTTTGGAACCCCAAAACCATTCTGAGAGTTCAGAACCCCAAAATCTCCTTTTCAAGAGGGTTCAGAACCCTCAAACCCCCCTTTTAA
- the NUDT17 gene encoding nucleoside diphosphate-linked moiety X motif 17 isoform X2: protein MSPSPGATLTLLQRPPFCPAKHLEALQVTLPEHLRGHGVVAAVAVLLEATTGHVLLTRRASTLSTFPNVWVPPGGHLEPGEELLDVGLRELKEETGLHLPPGTFSWRTLGLWESVYPPMLSRGPPRRHHVVTYLLLQSSEPHQQLEGRMCPNQQEVSAYTWLDPQLLEAIAATQDGAERWEKVPSTLPPTVGITELSGGSSCPTRVPTSTFLSTVPAHGEDVERVSTGTKFALGRWVETRGGPQGHGVGGGEPLSLRRTRPNPEFRGSRSSEPPKKSCLKGLKAPKPPFEGVWNPKNFSESSEPQNLLFKRVQNPQTPLLRNLEPKNLLSKGVWNPKTILRVQNPKISFPRGSGAPKPF from the exons aTGTCACCTTCCCCCGGTGCCACCCTCACCCTCCTGCAG AGACCTCCCTTCTGCCCCGCCAAGCACCTTGAGGCCCTCCAGGTGACCCTCCCTGAGCACCTGAGGGGACACGGGGTGGTGGCGGCCGTGGCCGTCCTGCTGGAGGCCACCACTGGCCACGTCCTCCTCACCCGCCGGgccagcaccctcagcaccttccccaACGTCTGGGTGCCCCCTG GTGGCCACTTGGAACCGGGTGAAGAG CTGCTGGAcgtggggctgagggagctgaagGAGGAGACGGGGCTGCACCTCCCCCCTGGCACCTTCTCCTGGAGGACCCTTGGTCTCTGGGAG TCCGTTTACCCCCCCATGCTGAGCCGGGGGCCACCGCGCCGTCACCACGTTGTCACCTACCTCCTGCTCCAGTCCTCAGagccccaccagcagctggag ggcaggaTGTGTCCCAACCAGCAGGAGGTGAGTGCCTACACCTGGTTGgacccccagctcctggaagCCATCGCTGCCAcccaggatggagcagagaggtgggagaaggtccccagcaccctgcccccCACCGTGGG CATCACGGAGCTGAGTGGTGGCAGCTCCTGTCCCACCCGGGTCCCCACCAGCACCTTCCTGAGCACGGTCCCAGCCCATGGGGAGGACGTGGAACGGGTCAGCACCGGCACCAAATTCGCCCTGGGGCGTTGGGTGGAAACTCGGGggggaccccagggacatggggtgggggggggggaaccccTGAGTTTAAGGAGAACCCGACCCAACCCGGAGTTTCGGGGATCCCGAAGTTCAGAACCCCCTAAAAAATCCTGTCTGAAAGGTCTGAAAGCCCCAAAACCCCCATTCGAAGGAGTCTGGAACCCAAAAAACTTTT CTGAGAGTTCAGAACCCCAAAATCTCCTTTTCAAGAGGGTTCAGAACCCTCAAACCCCCCTTTTAAGAAATCTGGAACCCAAAAATCTCCTTTCAAAGGGGGTTTGGAACCCCAAAACCATTCTGAGAGTTCAGAACCCCAAAATCTCCTTT CCAAGGGGGTCTGGAGCCCCAAAACCTTTCTAA
- the NUDT17 gene encoding nucleoside diphosphate-linked moiety X motif 17 isoform X1, whose translation MSPSPGATLTLLQRPPFCPAKHLEALQVTLPEHLRGHGVVAAVAVLLEATTGHVLLTRRASTLSTFPNVWVPPGGHLEPGEELLDVGLRELKEETGLHLPPGTFSWRTLGLWESVYPPMLSRGPPRRHHVVTYLLLQSSEPHQQLEGRMCPNQQEVSAYTWLDPQLLEAIAATQDGAERWEKVPSTLPPTVGITELSGGSSCPTRVPTSTFLSTVPAHGEDVERVSTGTKFALGRWVETRGGPQGHGVGGGEPLSLRRTRPNPEFRGSRSSEPPKKSCLKGLKAPKPPFEGVWNPKNFSESSEPQNLLFKRVQNPQTPLLRNLEPKNLLSKGVWNPKTILRVQNPKISFSRGFRTLKPPF comes from the exons aTGTCACCTTCCCCCGGTGCCACCCTCACCCTCCTGCAG AGACCTCCCTTCTGCCCCGCCAAGCACCTTGAGGCCCTCCAGGTGACCCTCCCTGAGCACCTGAGGGGACACGGGGTGGTGGCGGCCGTGGCCGTCCTGCTGGAGGCCACCACTGGCCACGTCCTCCTCACCCGCCGGgccagcaccctcagcaccttccccaACGTCTGGGTGCCCCCTG GTGGCCACTTGGAACCGGGTGAAGAG CTGCTGGAcgtggggctgagggagctgaagGAGGAGACGGGGCTGCACCTCCCCCCTGGCACCTTCTCCTGGAGGACCCTTGGTCTCTGGGAG TCCGTTTACCCCCCCATGCTGAGCCGGGGGCCACCGCGCCGTCACCACGTTGTCACCTACCTCCTGCTCCAGTCCTCAGagccccaccagcagctggag ggcaggaTGTGTCCCAACCAGCAGGAGGTGAGTGCCTACACCTGGTTGgacccccagctcctggaagCCATCGCTGCCAcccaggatggagcagagaggtgggagaaggtccccagcaccctgcccccCACCGTGGG CATCACGGAGCTGAGTGGTGGCAGCTCCTGTCCCACCCGGGTCCCCACCAGCACCTTCCTGAGCACGGTCCCAGCCCATGGGGAGGACGTGGAACGGGTCAGCACCGGCACCAAATTCGCCCTGGGGCGTTGGGTGGAAACTCGGGggggaccccagggacatggggtgggggggggggaaccccTGAGTTTAAGGAGAACCCGACCCAACCCGGAGTTTCGGGGATCCCGAAGTTCAGAACCCCCTAAAAAATCCTGTCTGAAAGGTCTGAAAGCCCCAAAACCCCCATTCGAAGGAGTCTGGAACCCAAAAAACTTTT CTGAGAGTTCAGAACCCCAAAATCTCCTTTTCAAGAGGGTTCAGAACCCTCAAACCCCCCTTTTAAGAAATCTGGAACCCAAAAATCTCCTTTCAAAGGGGGTTTGGAACCCCAAAACCATTCTGAGAGTTCAGAACCCCAAAATCTCCTTTTCAAGAGGGTTCAGAACCCTCAAACCCCCCTTTTAA
- the NUDT17 gene encoding nucleoside diphosphate-linked moiety X motif 17 isoform X3, translating into MSPSPGATLTLLQRPPFCPAKHLEALQVTLPEHLRGHGVVAAVAVLLEATTGHVLLTRRASTLSTFPNVWVPPGGHLEPGEELLDVGLRELKEETGLHLPPGTFSWRTLGLWESVYPPMLSRGPPRRHHVVTYLLLQSSEPHQQLEGRMCPNQQEVSAYTWLDPQLLEAIAATQDGAESITELSGGSSCPTRVPTSTFLSTVPAHGEDVERVSTGTKFALGRWVETRGGPQGHGVGGGEPLSLRRTRPNPEFRGSRSSEPPKKSCLKGLKAPKPPFEGVWNPKNFSESSEPQNLLFKRVQNPQTPLLRNLEPKNLLSKGVWNPKTILRVQNPKISFSRGFRTLKPPF; encoded by the exons aTGTCACCTTCCCCCGGTGCCACCCTCACCCTCCTGCAG AGACCTCCCTTCTGCCCCGCCAAGCACCTTGAGGCCCTCCAGGTGACCCTCCCTGAGCACCTGAGGGGACACGGGGTGGTGGCGGCCGTGGCCGTCCTGCTGGAGGCCACCACTGGCCACGTCCTCCTCACCCGCCGGgccagcaccctcagcaccttccccaACGTCTGGGTGCCCCCTG GTGGCCACTTGGAACCGGGTGAAGAG CTGCTGGAcgtggggctgagggagctgaagGAGGAGACGGGGCTGCACCTCCCCCCTGGCACCTTCTCCTGGAGGACCCTTGGTCTCTGGGAG TCCGTTTACCCCCCCATGCTGAGCCGGGGGCCACCGCGCCGTCACCACGTTGTCACCTACCTCCTGCTCCAGTCCTCAGagccccaccagcagctggag ggcaggaTGTGTCCCAACCAGCAGGAGGTGAGTGCCTACACCTGGTTGgacccccagctcctggaagCCATCGCTGCCAcccaggatggagcagagag CATCACGGAGCTGAGTGGTGGCAGCTCCTGTCCCACCCGGGTCCCCACCAGCACCTTCCTGAGCACGGTCCCAGCCCATGGGGAGGACGTGGAACGGGTCAGCACCGGCACCAAATTCGCCCTGGGGCGTTGGGTGGAAACTCGGGggggaccccagggacatggggtgggggggggggaaccccTGAGTTTAAGGAGAACCCGACCCAACCCGGAGTTTCGGGGATCCCGAAGTTCAGAACCCCCTAAAAAATCCTGTCTGAAAGGTCTGAAAGCCCCAAAACCCCCATTCGAAGGAGTCTGGAACCCAAAAAACTTTT CTGAGAGTTCAGAACCCCAAAATCTCCTTTTCAAGAGGGTTCAGAACCCTCAAACCCCCCTTTTAAGAAATCTGGAACCCAAAAATCTCCTTTCAAAGGGGGTTTGGAACCCCAAAACCATTCTGAGAGTTCAGAACCCCAAAATCTCCTTTTCAAGAGGGTTCAGAACCCTCAAACCCCCCTTTTAA